The following DNA comes from Streptomyces pristinaespiralis.
CTCGGCCTGAAGGAGGGCGACCGGCTCCTCGACGTGGGCTGCGGCTGGGGTTCCATGGCCGTCCACGCCGCCCGCGAGTACGGCGCCCGGGTCACCGGCGTGACACTCTCCCGCGAGCAGGCCCTCTACGCCCGCAAGCGCATCGCCGACGAGGGTCTGACCGACCGGATCGAGATCCGGGTCCAGGACTACCGGGACGTCAGGGACGGTCCGTACGACGCCATTTCGTCCATCGGCATGGCCGAACACGTCGGCCGGGTCCGCTACCGCGAGTACGCCGACCAGCTGTTCTCGCTCCTCGTACCGGGTGGACGGCTGCTCAACCACCAGATCGCCCGCCGCCCGGAGAAGGACGAATCCGCCTACCGGGTGGACGAGTTCATCGACCGGTACGTCTTCCCCGACGGGGAGCTCGCGCCCCTCGGCCGGACCGTCGCCACCCTGGAGGACGCGGGCTTCGAGGTCCGGGACGTCCATGCCCTGCGTGAGCACTACGCCCGCACCCTGCGCGCCTGGGTCGCCGGCCTCGAGAAGGCGTGGCCCGAGGCCGCGCGGGCCACGACGGCCGGCCGGGCCCGGGTGTGGCGGCTCTACATGGCCGCCTCCGCGGTCTCGTTCGAGCGCAACAGGATCGGCGTCAACCAGATCCTCGCGGTGCGGACCCCCGACAGCGGCAGCTCGGGAGTGCCGCTGCGGAACCCCGACTGGCGCTGAGCGACCGGCGACCGGCGCCCGGCGCACGAACGACGCAGGGCCCCGTGGGCGTGCGGTGCGCACGCCCACGGGGCCCTGCCCCGGGAACCGCTACTCCGTCTTGATCGCGGTCAGCATGTTCAGCTTCGCCGCGCTCCGGGCCGGCCACATCGCGGCCAGCACACCGACCACACCCGCCAGCAGCAGGAAGATCGCGATCCGGTCCCACGGCATGACCAGCACATAGCCGGGGATCTCCTTGCGGATCGTCTCGCCGATGGCCCAGGCGAGGAACGAGCCGAGACCGATGCCGACCACCGCGCCGAAGACCGAGATCACCACGGCCTCCAGCCGGATCATCCGCTTCACCTTGCCGCGGTCGAGGCCGATCGCCCGCAGCATGCCGATCTCCTGCTGACGCTCGAAGACGGACATCGCCAGGGTGTTGATGACGCCGAGCACCGCGATGATCAGGGCCATCGCCAGCAGCCCGTACATGATGTTCAGCGCCGTGTTGATGAACCCGCCGAACATGTTCCGGATGTCCTGCTGGTCCATGATGCTCATCGCCGGGTTGTCTCCCAGCGCGTCGACCAGCGCCTGCTCGTTCGCCGCGCTCGCGCCGCCGTCCATCGTCACCCAGACCTCGGGGATGTACGGCTTCGGCTCGTAGGGGGCGACGACGTCGGTGGCGACCAGGATCGGGGACAGGAACTCGTTGCCCTTGTAGACGGCGCCGACCGTCAGGTTCTTGGTCTCCTTCTTGCCCTCCTGGCCGAACTCGGCAGGCAGGGTGTCACCGGTCTTCCAGCCGTTCGACCTGGCGGTGTCGTCGTCGACCGCGATCTGCCCCTTGCCGAGCGTGGCCAGCGAGCCGGAGACCGTCTCCAGGTCGAAGACCTTCTCCACGTCGCCCGGGGTGACCGCGGACGCCGAGTGCCACTTGCCCTTGATCTCCATCGAGGACGCCTGCTGCGGGGAGACGGCGCTGATGCCCTTCGCCTTCTCGATCGCGTCGAGCGCCGACTTGTCCAGCGCGCCGCCGCCCGCCATCGAGACCATGTAGTCGGCCCTGATGTTGTCCGTGGTCATCTGGTCGACGGCGCGGCCCATCGTGGCGCCGAGCACCGAGATCCCGGTGACCAGGGTGAGGCCGATCGCCAGCGCGGAGGCGGTGGCACCCGTACGGCGCGGGTTGCGCACCGCGTTCTGCCCGGCGAGCTTGCCCGACACCCCGAAGACGCGGTGCAGCAGCGGCCGCACCAGCGCGATCACCGGGCGGGACAGCAGCGGGATCAGGACGATGATGCCGACCAGCGCCAGGAACGCGCCGCCTCCGATGATCATCCGGCCGTCAGAACCGGCCGCCGCACCGGCGACGATCGCGGCCGCGCCGAGCAGGGTGATCACACCGCCGATGGTGTTCCGCAGCACCAGCGACCTGGTCGTCGCGACCGCGTGCACGCTGCTCATCGCCGCCACCGGCGGGATCTTCGCGGCCCGGCGGGCGGGCAGCCAGGCCGCCAGCACCGTGATCAGCACACCGACGGCCAGGGCGGCGGCCACCGCGGTGGGCGAGACGACCAGCGGTCCCGCGGGGACCTTGGCGCCGAAGGTGCTCATCGCCGACCGCAGACCCGTCGCCAGGCCGAGGCCCAGCACGAAGCCGACCACCGAGGCGACGGCCCCGACGACCAGCGCCTCGAGGATCACCGAGCGCTTGACCTGCCGGCGGGAGGCGCCGACGGCGCGCATCAGCGCCAGCTCCCTGGTGCGCTGGGCGACCAGCATGGTGAAGGTGTTGGCGATCAGGAAGACGCCGACGAACAGGGCGATGGCCGCGAACGCGAGCAGCATCGTGTTCATGTTCGACAGACCGCTCTCGATCTGCCTCGCCTGCTCGTCGGCCAGCTCCTGGCCGGTCTGCGCCTCGGAGTCCTCGGGCAGCAGCGGTTTCACGGCCGCCAGGATCTTCGTGTCCGAGGCGCCGGCCTCGGCGGTCACGGTGACGTCCGAGAAGTAGCCGGGCTGCAGGTACAGCCGCTGCGCCACGGCGGTGTCGAAGAGGACCAGGCTGCCGCCCGCGTTCACCGCGCCGTCCTCGGTGGAGAAGACACCGGCGAGGGTGTACTCCTTCACCGGCCCGTTGGTGGCCACCCGCACGGTGTCGCCGACCTTGTACCCGCCCTTGGCGGCGGAGTCCTTGTCGAGGGCGATCTCGCCGTCCTCGCGCGGCCCCGCACCGTCGGTGAAGGTGTACGCGGCGTCCTTGCCGTCCTTGCCCGGGGCGAAGTTCGCGCCGGTGTTGGACCAGCCGTTGCCGATGAGCTTGCCGTCCTGGTCGGCGACGCCGGCGAAACCGGAGACCCGGCCGGCGGCGGTGGCCACACCGTCGACGCCCCGGATCCTCTCCAGGGTCTTCTCGTCGATACCGGCGTCCTTCGTCGCCTCGCTCGGGTCGATGTAGGTCGTCACGGCGACCGCGACGTTGTCGTAGCTCTTGGCGGACTGGTTGCGGTAGGCGTTGCCGAGGGTGTCGGTGAAGACCAGGGTGCCGGAGACGAAGGCCACGCCGAGCATCACGGCGAGCACGGTCATCAACAGCCTGGCCTTGTGCGCGAGCACATTGCGCAGGGCGGTACGGAACATGTGGGTGTCCTGGGAACGGGCACCGGCGTCCTGCGGGCGGCCCGGCGGGGCCGGCCGGGGGCCGGGCGGTGACAGGTGAGGTCTTGAGGGGGCGCGCGGGGCGGGGGCGCGGGCTGCGCGGCCGCCAGGGGCGCCGGGGCGTGCCGAGACAGCCGCCGGGGCGGGCGCGCCGGCCCCGGGCGGGGAGACGGGCCGGGAAGGGCCCGGTGACGTCAGCTCGTGCGGCCCTTGGCGTCGAAGGCCTTCATCCGGTCGAGGACGCCGTCGGCGGTGGGGCTCAGCATCTCGTCGACGATCGCGCCGTCCGCCAGGAAGATCACCCGGTCGGCGTAGGAGGCGGCCACCGGGTCGTGGGTCACCATGACCACGGTCTGGCCGAGCTCGCGCACCGAGTTGCGCAGGAAGCCGAGGACCTCCGCGCCGGAACGCGAGTCGAGGTTTCCGGTCGGCTCGTCACCGAAGATGATCTCCGGCCGGGAGGCGAGGGCACGGGCGACGGCCACGCGCTGCTGCTGGCCGCCCGAGAGCTGGGTCGGCCGGTGGCCGAGCCGGTCGCGCAGGCCCACCATGTCAATGACCCGCTCCAGCCACTCCCGGTCGGGCTTGCGGCCCGCGATGTCCATCGGCAGCGTGATGTTCTCCAGCGCGGTCAGCGTCGGCAGCAGGTTGAAGGCCTGGAAGATGAAGCCGATCTTGTCGCGGCGCAGCTGCGTCAGCTGCTTGTCCTTCAGGCTGCCGAGCTCAATCTCACCGATGCGCACGGAACCCGAGCTGAAGGAGTCCAGACCGGCGACGCAGTGCATCAGCGTCGACTTGCCGGAGCCGGACGGGCCCATGATCGCGGTGAACTCGGCCTGCCGGAAGTCGACGCTCACATGGTTCAGCGCGACCACCTGGGTCTCGCCCTGTCCGTACACCTTGGACAGGTCCGTGGCGCGGGCGGCCACTGCGGTGGCGCGGTGAGCGATGGGGGTGGTGGTCACGAGGGGAACTCCTGTCGGGGGTGTGCCGTGCTGACCACACCATCCTGTCCGCGCCGGCGCCGCGAATCGTCAGTCCCGGTGCCCGTTCCAAGGGCCCTCTCCGGTCGGACCGGCCCGCCCGTTCCTCCTCCTTGGGGATGACGGCGCCCCTGAGAGGCGACGGGGGTGGCGGAGGGCGCTTTTACGTCATTCCCGGGGGACCGGGGCGGCTGCCACAGGCGGTTCGAGGGGGGTGCGAACACACCCCGACCTGGCCTGACGCTCCCTCAGGAGCCAATGGGACAAGTCAAGATCGGGCCATGGCCCCGATGGCGGGACGATCTGCACCGATAGGCTCGGGTGCCAACGCGGAGCCCTCGCGCCACGCCCGGGTGGTGGAATGCAGACACGGCGAGCTTAAACCTCGCTGCCCCTCGGGGCGTGCCGGTTCAAGTCCGGCTCCGGGCACCTCGACGCCCCACCGCCCGGCACCCGCCCGACCCTCCGTGGGAGCCCCGTGCCGCGCTCCTCTGTCACGATCCCGGAAAGATCCTCCCCGAGCACTAGAGTGTTCGCTTTGCTTCCGCATTACTCTTGACATCTAGGCCGCGCACGGTGGCCAAGGAGGAGTGAGATGAGGAGCAGCAACCCGGTCTTCTCGCGACGGGGGTTCAGCCGCGACAACGGCTACGCCGGCTTCAACGCGCAGCAGCAGCCGCAGGCCGGGGGCCCCGCCGTAGGAACCAACCCCTACGCACAGGGCGCCGGCAACCCTTACGCGACCAACCCCTACGCCCCGGCGGACACCCAGTACGACGCCCCGGCGCCCGTCCGTACGGACGCCATGACGATGGACGACGTCGTCACGCGCACCGGCATGACGCTGGGCACCGTGGTTCTCGGCGCGGTCCTCGCCTGGGCCGTCCTGCCGGTCTCGCCCAGCAGCTACGGCATCGCCATCGGCTCGGCCCTCGTGGCCTTCGTCCTCGCGATCGTCCAGTCCTTCAAGCGCACCCCGTCGCCCGCGCTGATCCTGAGCTACGCCGCCTTCGAGGGCATCTTCCTCGGCGTGATCAGCGAGATGTACAACAGCCGCTGGGACGGCGCGCCCTTCCAGGCGGTGCTCGGCACCATGGCCGTCACCGGCGCCATGCTGTTCGTGTACAAGCAGCGCTGGATCCGGGTCACCGCGCGGTACGCCCGCGTCGGCATGACCATCGCGATCGCCTTCATCGCCGTCATGGCGGTGAACCTGCTGCTCGTGGTCTTCGGCGTCGCCGACGACGGCGGTCTGCGCAGCTTCGGGCCGCTCGGCGTGATCGTCGGCATCCTGGCCATCCTGATCGGCTGCTTCTTCCTCACTCTGAACTTCAAGGAGATCGAGGACGGAATCACCTACGGCGCGCCGCGCCAGGAGTCCTGGCTGGCCGCCTTCGGCCTGACCGTGACACTGGTGTGGATCTACCTGGAGATGCTGCGTCTGGTGGCGATCTTCAGCGGCGACGACTAGTCGGCGCGGCGGCCGGGCCACCGGTCGCACGAAGGGCCCGCAGGCACTGCCTGCGGGCCCTTCCTCGTGTGCGGCACCTGAGGCCACTAGAGCAGCTTGCGCGCGGCCCGCCTCAGGTCGTACTCGTGGATGATCGCTTTCGCATGTCCGTACGCGAGGTTGTGTTCGCCCCGGAGCCAGCTGACCTTCTCCTCGAAGTTGAAGAGGGACGGCCCTTCGTCGACGGTGCGGAGCCAGTCGGAGATGTCACGACCGGTGCACTCGGGGATTCGGGAGAGCAGATTTCGGTGGGTCTCTTCGGAGAAGACTTGGGACATCGGCGCCTCCGGACGCATTGCGCGTGTGCTCTTCACGCCACCGTGCCTGAGCGTGCGCGTATTGGCAACAGTCCCGGGAGGGCGCGTAGGGTCGCGGCGTGCTTGATACCACGGGACTGATCGCCACGGCGGACCGCTTCGCGGACCGTCTGCGGGCCGCGCCGCAGAGCCGGCTCCAGCGGGGTGCGGCGGCGGAGGCACTGGCTCTGGCCAGGGAACTCGCGAACAGGGCGCAACGGATCGAGGAGCCCGGGCGGGAGCCGAGGATCATGCCCGACGCGGGGGTGTTCGCGGTCGCGGACCAGCTGATGGTGGCCGCTCAGGATCTGGCCGAAGCGCTTCGGTCGGCACCGGACGCGTCAAGGGAAATGGACGAGGCGACCGCGCTGGTGCGGTCCGCCGCCGGCCGCTCGGGCCTGTAGCCCTCAGGCGGCGCCCCCGGACCCCGGGGGCGGGCACGCGTAGCGGCGGGCCTCAGTGGGAGGCGATCACACGGTCGGCGAGGATGTACACGCTCTCGTCGCCGCAGGAGAACGTCAGGGCGTACGCGCCCGACACACCGGAACCGCCCAGCAGCACCGGGGCGGTGCCCGCACGCAGCGCGTCGGCGAGGCGTTCCGCGGTCTCCCGGTGGCCCGGGGTCATGCACAGGGTCGTGCCGTCGGCGAAGACGTACACGTCCAGGGTGCCCAGCGGGCCGGGGCGGACGTCGGCCAGCTCGACGCCGGTCTCCGCCAGCTCCTCGAGCTTCGACACGGTGCGCTCATGGTCGGTGACGACAGGCGTCTGGACCGGCACGAAATCGGGGTGGGAAGGGTGCCGGCGCCGGGCGGCGGCCAGCTCGGGGGAGTCCTCGGCGAACTCGGTGACCTCGGGAAGGTCCGCCATCTCGTCGAACCCGTCGACGCCGTCCAGATCCAGCGACTCCAGATCCGTCGACTCGAGGCCCATCGACTCGAGACCCACGAAGTCGGCCTGGCGCGGTACGTAGAACGGCGGGAACTCGTCGCCGATGCCCGACAGACCACCGAGCGCGGAGCCGGACGCGGAGCCGGAACCCTCGCCGGAGTAGCGGGCGGAGGCGTCCGCCGCGTCACGAGCCTCCTGCGCCGCCCAGAAGGCCCGCGCCTCGGCCAGCTCACGCTCCCGCTCCTCGGCGAGCGCCTCTGCGACGGCCGCGCGTATCTCGGCGGCTTCGCTGGTGCGGGCCTGGGGTACGGAGGCGGTACGGGCGGGCCCGGACACCTCGGCGAGCTCGCTGCGAAGGGCGGCCACCTGCTTACGGAGCCCGTGGGCGGCGTGCAGGGCAGCGGCGCCCACGGCCGTGGCGGCGGCCGTGGTCAGCAGCAGGGCAAGAGACATGGCGCTCACTGACTTACTCCCGGTTTCAATCGGATCCCCCGACTTCTACATCAGCTTGCGATGAACCCGCGCACTCTGTCAGTGCATTACGTCACCAATTGGACAGGACTTTGGGCCCGGCGTTCACCGGTGGATCTGCCCTGACCTGCAAAAAGGGGTCTCCCCCAGGAGATAGGTCACATCCTGGGGGAGATTCAGTCACGAACTGAGATCCACGGCGGCCCCGCTCCTGGCCCGGACCGGGCCAGGCTCGGCTCAGCCGCTCGCATTTGTCGGTCGCGTTCGCTTCGCCACCGCTGCGGGCAGGTGCCGCCCTCGTTCCTCGGGCGACCCCTACCCTCCGCTCCGGCTCAGCTCAGCCGCTCGATGACCATCGCCATGCCCTGGCCGCCGCCCACGCACATCGTCTCGAGGCCGAACTGCTTGTCGTGGAACTGGAGGCTGTTGATCAGCGTGCCCGTGATCCGCGCGCCGGTCATGCCGAAGGGGTGGCCGACCGCGATCGCGCCGCCGTTGACGTTGACCTTGTCCAGGTCGAAGCCCAGGTCGCGGTACGAGGGGATGACCTGCGCGGCGAACGCCTCGTTGATCTCGACCAGGTCGATGTCCGAGGTGGTCAGGCCGGCGCGCTGCAGGGCCTGCTTGGACGCCTCGACCGGGCCGAGGCCCATGATCTCGGGGGACAGGCCGGAGACGCCGGTGGAGACGATCCGGGCGAGCGGCGTGAGGCCGAGCTCGCGGGCCTTGGTGTCGCTCATGATGACGAGCGCGGCGGCGCCGTCGTTGAGCGGGCAGCAGTTGGCCGCGGTGACCAGGCCGTCGGGGCGGAAGACGGGCTTGAGGCCCTGGACGCCCTCCAGCGTTACGCCGGCGCGGGGGCCGTCGTCCTTGCTGACGACCGTGCCGTCGGGGGTCGTCACCGGGGTGATCTCGCGCTCCCAGAAGCCGTTCTTGATGGCTTCCTCGGCGAGGTTCTGCGAGCGGACACCGAACTCGTCCATGTCCTGGCGGGTGATGCCCTTGAGGCGGGCCAGGTTCTCGGCGGTCTGCCCCATCGCGATGTACGCGTCCGGTACGAGGCCGTCCTCGCGCGGGTCGTGCCACGTGGAGCCCTCGGTCTCCGCGACGGCGGCCGTGCGGGCCTCGGCCTCGGCGAAGAACGGGTTGTGCGTGTCCGGCAGGCTGTCGGAGTTGCCCTTCACGAAGCGGGACACCATCTCGACACCCGCCGAGATGAAGACGTCGCCCTCGCCGGCCTTGATGGCGTGCAGCGCCATCCGGGAGGTCTGGAGCGAGGAGGAGCAGTAACGGGTGACGGTGCAGCCGGGGAGGTGGTCCATCCCCATCTGCACGGCCACGATGCGGCCCAGGTTGTTGCCCTGCTCGCCGCCGGGCAGGCCGCAGCCGAGCATCAGGTCGTCGATGTCGCGCGGGTCGAGCTCGGGCACCTTGGCGAGCGCGGCCTTGATGATCTCGGCGGTCAGGTCGTCCGGGCGGACGTCCTTGAGCGAGCCCTTGAAGGCCCGGCCGATCGGGGAACGGGCAGCAGAGACGATCACGGCTTCGGGCATCACGGCTCCATGAGGGGAAGACGGAAGGGCTGGTTGGGAAGTTACCCGTACGTACCGCGCGGGTCACTGTGCGGAAGGTGTGATGCGGGCCTCTTTTCTAAGCGGGCGCTTGCTTATGCCCCCTCCCGGCTTGCCCTTCCCCGCCCGGGACGGCTCTGAAACCGGCGCCCCGCCCGGATTCGGCCCCGCCGGACCGGCACGGCCGGCAGCGCGCGCGGCGGGCCGGGCCGTGCCGCCCTCGCCGAGCGGGTACGCCTGGACCCGCCGTACCGCGCTGACGGCGCGTACGGCGGTCCAGGCGCCCGTCCCTCAGGACGTGGGGCCCGCGTGGCCCCTCGCCGGCTCCGCGTGGGTGGTGGCGGGGGACACCGTCTCCGCGGCGGGAGGCAGGCGCCTGCGACGGCGGTGCTTGAGCAGGGCCCAGGGCGCGCGGGCGCCCGTGACCTCCGTGCCCGCCTCGGACGCGGCCGTCGCGGCCGCCCGGGCCACCGGCAGCATGTCCTCGTCCCGGTCGGCGTCCAGCACGTCGGTCTCCGGCCACAGGCCGAGCACCGCGCACAGCGTCGGCAGCATCGCCATGGCCGCCGTCGCGTAGCCCTCCGCCGACGGGTGGTAGCTGTCCACCCCGAACATCTCCCGCGGGTTCGCCGCGAACTCGGGGCCGAGCAGGTCGCCCAGCGAGACCGTCCGCCCGCCCTGCTCGACGACCACGATCGTCTGGGCGGCGGCCAGCTGACGGCTCACGCGGCGGGCCATCCAGCGCAGCGGCTGGTAGACCGGCTCGATCGTCCCGAGGTCGGGACACGTGCCGACGACGACCTCCGCGCCGGCCGTCCGCAGTCTGCGTACGGCAGCGGCCAGGTAGCGGACGGACTCCGTCGGCGGCATCCGGTGCGTGACGTCGTTCGCGCCGATCATGATCACGCAGACGTCCGGGGTCCGTGACCGGTCCGCGAGCAGCTGCGTCACCTGCCGCTCGAGGTCGTCGGACCGCGCCCCGGGCAGCGCGATGTTGCGGACCTCCACCGGCCGTTCCGCCACCGCCGCCAGTCCGGACGCCAGCAGCGCCCCGGGAGTCTGGCCCGCCCTGCGCACACCCTGGCCGGCCGCGGTCGAGTCGCCGATGACGCCGAGATGCAGCGGGTTCTCCCGGCCGAAGGCCAGCCCGTAGAGACCGTCGCCGCGCGGAGGGATGGGTGCCCGGCCCCCGCCGACCGTGCGTTTGGCCAGCTGGACCTCGGCCAGCACCAGGCCCACCGCCGCCGCCCCGAGCAGCCCGATGCTGCCCCCGCCGTATGCCGCGCCGGCCGCGATGCGCCGCGCCACCCTCGCTCTCGACACAGTCGTGCCACCTCCTCGCAACCCACCGGGGCCGCAGCCTCGTGTGCTGCGGCCCTCGCAGGCTTCGTCGCCGTACATGAGCTAACTGCCCCGTAGCGACCGTCGCCCAATCCCGCGGCCGCCCGCTTACGCTGGGCGAACCATCACGGAGACCCCGGAGAACATTGTGCGTATCCACAATTCGATGATCAGCCTTGTCGGCGACACCCCGCTGG
Coding sequences within:
- a CDS encoding acetyl-CoA C-acetyltransferase, which encodes MPEAVIVSAARSPIGRAFKGSLKDVRPDDLTAEIIKAALAKVPELDPRDIDDLMLGCGLPGGEQGNNLGRIVAVQMGMDHLPGCTVTRYCSSSLQTSRMALHAIKAGEGDVFISAGVEMVSRFVKGNSDSLPDTHNPFFAEAEARTAAVAETEGSTWHDPREDGLVPDAYIAMGQTAENLARLKGITRQDMDEFGVRSQNLAEEAIKNGFWEREITPVTTPDGTVVSKDDGPRAGVTLEGVQGLKPVFRPDGLVTAANCCPLNDGAAALVIMSDTKARELGLTPLARIVSTGVSGLSPEIMGLGPVEASKQALQRAGLTTSDIDLVEINEAFAAQVIPSYRDLGFDLDKVNVNGGAIAVGHPFGMTGARITGTLINSLQFHDKQFGLETMCVGGGQGMAMVIERLS
- a CDS encoding ABC transporter ATP-binding protein translates to MTTTPIAHRATAVAARATDLSKVYGQGETQVVALNHVSVDFRQAEFTAIMGPSGSGKSTLMHCVAGLDSFSSGSVRIGEIELGSLKDKQLTQLRRDKIGFIFQAFNLLPTLTALENITLPMDIAGRKPDREWLERVIDMVGLRDRLGHRPTQLSGGQQQRVAVARALASRPEIIFGDEPTGNLDSRSGAEVLGFLRNSVRELGQTVVMVTHDPVAASYADRVIFLADGAIVDEMLSPTADGVLDRMKAFDAKGRTS
- a CDS encoding SGNH/GDSL hydrolase family protein, which gives rise to MARRIAAGAAYGGGSIGLLGAAAVGLVLAEVQLAKRTVGGGRAPIPPRGDGLYGLAFGRENPLHLGVIGDSTAAGQGVRRAGQTPGALLASGLAAVAERPVEVRNIALPGARSDDLERQVTQLLADRSRTPDVCVIMIGANDVTHRMPPTESVRYLAAAVRRLRTAGAEVVVGTCPDLGTIEPVYQPLRWMARRVSRQLAAAQTIVVVEQGGRTVSLGDLLGPEFAANPREMFGVDSYHPSAEGYATAAMAMLPTLCAVLGLWPETDVLDADRDEDMLPVARAAATAASEAGTEVTGARAPWALLKHRRRRRLPPAAETVSPATTHAEPARGHAGPTS
- a CDS encoding Bax inhibitor-1/YccA family protein — its product is MRSSNPVFSRRGFSRDNGYAGFNAQQQPQAGGPAVGTNPYAQGAGNPYATNPYAPADTQYDAPAPVRTDAMTMDDVVTRTGMTLGTVVLGAVLAWAVLPVSPSSYGIAIGSALVAFVLAIVQSFKRTPSPALILSYAAFEGIFLGVISEMYNSRWDGAPFQAVLGTMAVTGAMLFVYKQRWIRVTARYARVGMTIAIAFIAVMAVNLLLVVFGVADDGGLRSFGPLGVIVGILAILIGCFFLTLNFKEIEDGITYGAPRQESWLAAFGLTVTLVWIYLEMLRLVAIFSGDD
- a CDS encoding ABC transporter permease, translated to MFRTALRNVLAHKARLLMTVLAVMLGVAFVSGTLVFTDTLGNAYRNQSAKSYDNVAVAVTTYIDPSEATKDAGIDEKTLERIRGVDGVATAAGRVSGFAGVADQDGKLIGNGWSNTGANFAPGKDGKDAAYTFTDGAGPREDGEIALDKDSAAKGGYKVGDTVRVATNGPVKEYTLAGVFSTEDGAVNAGGSLVLFDTAVAQRLYLQPGYFSDVTVTAEAGASDTKILAAVKPLLPEDSEAQTGQELADEQARQIESGLSNMNTMLLAFAAIALFVGVFLIANTFTMLVAQRTRELALMRAVGASRRQVKRSVILEALVVGAVASVVGFVLGLGLATGLRSAMSTFGAKVPAGPLVVSPTAVAAALAVGVLITVLAAWLPARRAAKIPPVAAMSSVHAVATTRSLVLRNTIGGVITLLGAAAIVAGAAAGSDGRMIIGGGAFLALVGIIVLIPLLSRPVIALVRPLLHRVFGVSGKLAGQNAVRNPRRTGATASALAIGLTLVTGISVLGATMGRAVDQMTTDNIRADYMVSMAGGGALDKSALDAIEKAKGISAVSPQQASSMEIKGKWHSASAVTPGDVEKVFDLETVSGSLATLGKGQIAVDDDTARSNGWKTGDTLPAEFGQEGKKETKNLTVGAVYKGNEFLSPILVATDVVAPYEPKPYIPEVWVTMDGGASAANEQALVDALGDNPAMSIMDQQDIRNMFGGFINTALNIMYGLLAMALIIAVLGVINTLAMSVFERQQEIGMLRAIGLDRGKVKRMIRLEAVVISVFGAVVGIGLGSFLAWAIGETIRKEIPGYVLVMPWDRIAIFLLLAGVVGVLAAMWPARSAAKLNMLTAIKTE
- a CDS encoding SAM-dependent methyltransferase yields the protein MADAALRLTTLAEELLGAPLPVRVRAWDGSEAGPPGAPTLVVRHRRALRRLLWRPGELGLARAWVAGEVDVDGDLYEALDLLAGIFWERGDGRGSALRAARDPRLRAAALGLLKLGGPLPPPAPPAEEVRRRTGPLHTKRRDKEAISHHYDVGNDFYELVLGPSMVYSCAYWDEAGTLEEAQRAKLDLVCRKLGLKEGDRLLDVGCGWGSMAVHAAREYGARVTGVTLSREQALYARKRIADEGLTDRIEIRVQDYRDVRDGPYDAISSIGMAEHVGRVRYREYADQLFSLLVPGGRLLNHQIARRPEKDESAYRVDEFIDRYVFPDGELAPLGRTVATLEDAGFEVRDVHALREHYARTLRAWVAGLEKAWPEAARATTAGRARVWRLYMAASAVSFERNRIGVNQILAVRTPDSGSSGVPLRNPDWR
- a CDS encoding DUF4287 domain-containing protein, which encodes MSQVFSEETHRNLLSRIPECTGRDISDWLRTVDEGPSLFNFEEKVSWLRGEHNLAYGHAKAIIHEYDLRRAARKLL